A portion of the Streptomyces platensis genome contains these proteins:
- a CDS encoding MarR family winged helix-turn-helix transcriptional regulator — protein sequence MENEVGHEIAAALGILLRRTTRTQLHQQLTEGMGEAVDELTYPVLSALARTGPRSAADLAPDVGVDRSGVTRRASRLEAAGLVRREADPADRRAQLLVLTTQGQRAVAELRERLAAHIMASLSSWPPGEAEAFARQLRRFTVDGPFG from the coding sequence GTGGAGAACGAGGTAGGACATGAGATCGCAGCGGCGCTGGGCATCCTGCTCAGGCGCACCACCCGCACGCAGCTGCACCAGCAGCTCACCGAGGGCATGGGCGAGGCGGTGGACGAACTGACGTACCCGGTCCTCAGCGCACTCGCCCGGACCGGGCCTCGCAGCGCGGCCGACCTGGCGCCCGACGTCGGGGTCGACCGCTCCGGCGTCACCCGGCGTGCCTCACGACTGGAGGCCGCCGGCCTCGTCCGCCGCGAGGCCGATCCCGCCGACCGGCGCGCGCAGTTGCTCGTCCTCACCACGCAGGGCCAACGCGCGGTGGCCGAGCTGCGGGAGCGGCTGGCCGCGCACATCATGGCGAGCCTGTCCTCGTGGCCGCCGGGCGAGGCCGAGGCGTTCGCCCGTCAGCTGCGCCGTTTCACCGTGGACGGCCCGTTCGGTTAG
- a CDS encoding DNA-3-methyladenine glycosylase 2 family protein, whose product MRDDEARYEAVTSRDARFDGEFFFAVVTTGIYCRPSCPAVTPKRVNVRFFPSAAAAQAAGFRACRRCRPDAVPGSAEWNVRADLVGRAMRLIGDGVVDREGVGGLARRLGYSPRQVQRQLTAELGAGPVALARARRAHTARVLLQTTALPVTELAFAAGFASIRQFNDTIREIYAGTPSELRAAAGNGGAAARHTAAAGPGAATGPESGSASRSAPTGIPLRLAYRGPYAAAEIFDFLQVRAVPGVEETRGPRGGRTYRRTLRLTHGSGIAEVDEPAGPRRRRRPPAGLVCPAARGTGGGWLECRLRLTDLRDLSTAVQRLRRLFDLDADPYAVAERLGADPLLGPLVAERPGLRSPGAADPGELAVRTVLGGPPERAAALVRTYGTPLDVPDGGLTHLFPAPGELTGAEVAEPLRTLCTALADGTLTLDAGADRGAAERALAALPGVGPRTAAYLRMRALGDPDVGRPAEADTERGGTAGPGSAGPAAWRPWGAYAVHHLWRAGLLPTGVMPWPGEVPGPGEAAGPGEIPGPGPGQMPTPRETSGPGESPSAPESPPYALAGRAG is encoded by the coding sequence GTGAGGGACGACGAGGCCAGGTACGAAGCGGTGACCAGCCGGGACGCGCGGTTCGACGGGGAATTCTTCTTCGCCGTGGTGACGACCGGTATCTACTGCCGGCCGAGCTGCCCCGCGGTCACTCCCAAGCGGGTGAATGTGCGGTTCTTCCCGTCGGCCGCCGCCGCGCAGGCGGCCGGGTTCCGGGCCTGCCGCCGCTGCCGGCCGGACGCCGTACCGGGGTCCGCCGAGTGGAATGTGCGCGCCGACCTGGTCGGCCGGGCCATGCGGCTGATCGGGGACGGCGTGGTCGACCGAGAGGGCGTCGGCGGGCTGGCGCGGCGGCTGGGCTACAGCCCGCGCCAGGTGCAGCGGCAGCTGACGGCGGAGCTGGGCGCGGGCCCGGTGGCGCTGGCGCGGGCCCGCCGGGCGCACACCGCGCGGGTGCTGCTCCAGACCACCGCGCTGCCGGTCACCGAGCTGGCGTTCGCGGCCGGTTTCGCCAGCATCCGGCAGTTCAACGACACGATCCGGGAGATCTACGCGGGCACGCCCAGTGAACTGCGGGCGGCGGCCGGGAACGGGGGTGCCGCCGCCCGCCACACCGCCGCGGCCGGTCCCGGAGCCGCGACCGGCCCGGAATCCGGCTCCGCAAGCCGCTCCGCACCCACCGGCATTCCGCTCCGGCTCGCCTACCGCGGACCGTACGCGGCCGCCGAGATCTTCGACTTTCTCCAGGTACGGGCGGTACCGGGGGTCGAGGAGACCCGCGGCCCCCGCGGCGGGCGCACCTACCGCCGTACGCTGCGGCTCACCCATGGCAGCGGTATCGCCGAGGTCGACGAGCCCGCCGGGCCGCGCCGGCGGCGTCGGCCACCGGCGGGGCTGGTGTGCCCGGCGGCTCGCGGTACGGGCGGCGGCTGGCTGGAGTGCCGGCTGCGGCTGACCGACCTGCGGGATCTGTCGACGGCCGTCCAGCGCCTCCGCCGGCTGTTCGACCTGGATGCCGACCCGTACGCGGTCGCCGAACGGCTCGGCGCCGATCCGCTGCTCGGCCCGCTGGTGGCCGAGCGGCCGGGCCTGCGGTCACCCGGGGCCGCCGACCCCGGGGAACTGGCGGTCCGGACCGTGCTGGGCGGCCCACCGGAACGCGCCGCCGCGCTGGTGCGGACGTACGGCACACCGCTGGACGTGCCGGACGGCGGGCTCACCCATCTCTTCCCGGCACCCGGGGAACTGACCGGCGCGGAGGTCGCGGAGCCGCTGCGCACCCTGTGCACCGCACTCGCCGACGGCACCCTCACGCTGGACGCGGGCGCGGACCGCGGCGCCGCCGAACGCGCCCTGGCCGCCCTGCCCGGCGTCGGCCCGCGCACCGCCGCGTACCTCAGGATGCGGGCGCTGGGCGACCCCGACGTGGGGAGGCCGGCGGAGGCGGATACGGAGCGCGGCGGGACGGCGGGCCCGGGTTCGGCGGGCCCGGCCGCTTGGCGGCCCTGGGGTGCCTACGCCGTGCACCATCTCTGGCGCGCGGGGCTGCTGCCGACGGGCGTGATGCCGTGGCCGGGTGAGGTTCCTGGACCGGGCGAGGCCGCCGGGCCGGGTGAGATCCCTGGGCCGGGCCCGGGCCAGATGCCCACGCCCCGCGAGACGTCCGGGCCGGGGGAGTCGCCGTCGGCGCCCGAGTCACCCCCGTACGCCCTGGCCGGCCGCGCCGGGTGA
- the rsgA gene encoding ribosome small subunit-dependent GTPase A — protein sequence MFDLEFSAAHPLTPYGWDDGFARSFTPFAGQGLVPGRIVRVDRGRVDAVVADGDGIRTVLADTALVATRDPMRVPCTGDWAVLDLENGRSGDHVDGVVRALLPRRTAFVRSTSSKRSEGQVLATNIDHIVICVSLADQLDLGRIERFLALAMSGAGDTGPLHDSAVTDEDGAQPVVVLTKADLAGDPAALAHLLEDAEATAPGVPVLAVSSETGDGIDVLAAVLAGRTSVLLGQSGAGKSTLANALLGERLQRVRAIRDRDGKGRHTTTTRDLRALPGGGVLIDTPGLRGVGMWDAESGLARTFSEVEALAEECRFHDCAHRSEPGCAVQEAVECGELSARRLESYRKLQRENQRIVAKTDARLRAEIRRDWKQKQALGRHLMERKRGPQR from the coding sequence TTGTTCGACCTCGAATTCTCCGCTGCGCACCCGCTGACCCCCTATGGCTGGGACGACGGATTCGCGCGGAGCTTCACCCCCTTTGCCGGGCAGGGGCTCGTGCCCGGCCGTATCGTCCGCGTGGACCGCGGGCGGGTGGACGCCGTCGTGGCGGACGGCGACGGCATCCGGACCGTTCTGGCCGACACCGCGCTGGTGGCGACCCGTGACCCGATGCGGGTGCCGTGCACCGGCGACTGGGCCGTGCTCGACCTGGAGAACGGACGCAGCGGCGACCATGTCGACGGCGTCGTACGGGCGTTGCTGCCGCGCCGGACGGCGTTCGTGCGGTCGACCTCGTCGAAGCGGTCCGAGGGCCAGGTGCTGGCCACCAACATCGACCACATCGTCATCTGTGTCTCGCTCGCGGACCAGTTGGACCTCGGGCGGATCGAGCGGTTCCTCGCGCTGGCGATGTCCGGCGCGGGGGATACGGGGCCGTTGCACGACTCCGCAGTGACCGATGAGGACGGCGCGCAGCCGGTGGTCGTGCTGACCAAGGCCGACCTGGCCGGGGACCCGGCCGCTCTGGCGCATCTCCTCGAGGACGCCGAGGCCACCGCGCCCGGGGTGCCGGTGCTGGCGGTCAGTTCGGAGACCGGCGACGGGATCGATGTGCTCGCCGCCGTGCTCGCGGGCAGGACGTCCGTACTGCTCGGACAGTCCGGTGCGGGCAAGTCCACGCTGGCCAACGCCCTGCTCGGGGAGCGCCTGCAACGGGTCCGGGCCATCCGGGACCGGGACGGCAAGGGCCGGCACACCACGACCACCCGGGACCTGCGGGCGCTGCCCGGCGGCGGGGTACTGATCGACACCCCCGGGCTCCGTGGCGTCGGGATGTGGGATGCCGAGTCCGGGCTCGCCCGGACGTTCTCGGAGGTCGAGGCGCTGGCCGAGGAGTGCCGCTTCCACGACTGCGCACACCGGTCGGAGCCGGGCTGTGCCGTCCAAGAGGCCGTGGAATGCGGTGAGTTGTCCGCCCGGCGGCTGGAGAGCTACCGGAAGCTACAGCGCGAGAACCAGCGCATCGTGGCCAAGACGGACGCCCGGCTGCGCGCCGAGATCCGCCGCGACTGGAAGCAGAAGCAGGCCCTGGGCCGGCATCTGATGGAACGGAAGCGGGGGCCGCAGCGCTGA
- a CDS encoding DinB family protein, which translates to MGMTPDGRLVPPPHADERAMLESWLEFHRATLPLKCAGLDDQQVRLTSVAPSTMTLLGLVQHLAEVERNWFQRVFAGQDIPPVYEAEKGDGFTLAPDRGIDEALADWRAEVARSRELIATASLDDSGTLSEREAGFVGDQRVSLRWILVHMIEEYARHNGHADLLRERIDGVAGA; encoded by the coding sequence ATGGGAATGACACCGGACGGGCGGCTCGTTCCGCCCCCGCACGCCGATGAACGCGCCATGCTGGAGAGCTGGTTGGAGTTTCACCGTGCCACGCTCCCGCTGAAGTGCGCGGGACTGGACGACCAGCAGGTCCGCCTGACCTCGGTGGCCCCGTCCACCATGACGCTGCTGGGCCTGGTCCAGCATCTGGCGGAGGTCGAACGCAACTGGTTCCAGCGGGTGTTCGCCGGCCAGGACATACCGCCGGTGTACGAGGCGGAGAAGGGCGACGGGTTCACCCTCGCCCCGGACCGCGGCATCGACGAGGCGCTGGCCGACTGGCGCGCGGAGGTCGCCCGGAGCCGTGAGCTGATCGCCACCGCTTCGCTCGACGATTCGGGCACGCTCTCGGAGCGGGAGGCCGGTTTCGTCGGCGACCAGAGGGTTTCCCTGCGCTGGATCCTGGTCCACATGATCGAGGAGTACGCACGCCACAACGGGCATGCGGATCTGCTCCGGGAGCGCATCGACGGCGTCGCGGGCGCCTGA
- a CDS encoding M20 family metallopeptidase — translation MIEDLRTLVEVESPSRDLDALRASAKAVAAVIERRLGGQAVLVESEAGPHVHWSGGGDPTVLILGHHDTVFPLGTLARRPFTVADGRATGPGVFDMLGGLVQAIHGVAMIEDRSGVEILVTADEEVGSHSSRALIEERALACGAVLVGEGAADGGALKTGRKGCGTFHVAITGRASHAGLEPAAGVNALIEAAHQVLDIAALGRPDIGTTVTPTVAAAGTLDNVVPAEAAVTVDVRVESAGEKERIEAAFAALAPHLDEAEIAVTGAVGRPPMPESAAAGLFAVAQQLLPGIEAVAVGGGSDGNFTAALGVPTLDGLGAVGGGAHADHEYVVIDAMAERAQLIAGLVNALQHPERNETVRAR, via the coding sequence ATGATCGAGGACCTCAGGACGCTCGTCGAGGTCGAATCCCCCTCCCGCGATCTGGACGCCTTGAGGGCGTCGGCCAAGGCTGTTGCCGCTGTCATCGAGCGCCGGCTCGGCGGGCAGGCCGTCCTCGTCGAGAGCGAAGCCGGGCCGCATGTCCACTGGTCCGGCGGCGGCGATCCGACCGTCCTGATCCTCGGTCACCACGACACGGTGTTCCCGCTCGGCACGCTGGCGCGCCGGCCGTTCACGGTCGCGGACGGGCGGGCGACCGGGCCCGGCGTCTTCGACATGCTCGGCGGGCTGGTGCAGGCGATCCATGGCGTGGCGATGATCGAGGACCGGTCGGGCGTCGAGATCCTGGTGACCGCCGACGAAGAGGTCGGCTCCCACTCCTCCCGGGCTCTCATCGAGGAGCGCGCCCTCGCCTGCGGCGCCGTACTGGTGGGTGAAGGTGCCGCGGACGGCGGGGCCCTCAAGACCGGCCGTAAGGGCTGCGGCACGTTCCATGTCGCCATCACGGGCCGGGCGTCGCACGCGGGCCTGGAACCGGCGGCCGGGGTCAATGCCCTGATCGAGGCGGCACACCAGGTGCTGGATATCGCGGCGCTCGGCCGGCCCGACATCGGCACCACCGTGACCCCGACGGTCGCCGCCGCGGGAACCCTGGACAACGTCGTGCCCGCGGAGGCGGCCGTCACCGTCGATGTCCGGGTCGAATCGGCCGGGGAGAAGGAGCGAATCGAGGCCGCCTTCGCGGCACTTGCTCCGCATCTCGACGAGGCCGAGATCGCGGTGACGGGCGCCGTCGGCCGGCCGCCGATGCCCGAGTCGGCGGCGGCCGGACTTTTCGCGGTGGCGCAGCAGCTGCTCCCCGGGATCGAAGCCGTGGCCGTCGGCGGCGGAAGCGATGGCAACTTCACGGCCGCGCTGGGGGTGCCCACCCTCGATGGCCTGGGGGCGGTCGGGGGCGGTGCCCACGCCGATCACGAGTATGTGGTGATCGACGCCATGGCCGAGCGGGCGCAGCTGATCGCCGGGCTGGTGAACGCCCTTCAGCACCCGGAGCGGAACGAGACCGTCCGCGCGCGGTGA
- a CDS encoding DUF456 domain-containing protein produces MSVWQLVAAGLVMLLGLLGVLVPGIPGPLIVWAGVMWWTLSEKSGLAWVVLMSATAVLLLNQVVKWLLPARDLRAVGTPYRALFLAGVAGIVGFFVIPVIGGLLGSVGGLYLLERIRLGSHGDAWASTRTALRAIGLSVLVELFACLLVVGAWTGAVVAG; encoded by the coding sequence GTGAGTGTGTGGCAGCTGGTCGCGGCCGGTCTGGTGATGCTGCTCGGGCTGCTCGGGGTGCTGGTGCCCGGCATTCCTGGGCCGCTGATCGTCTGGGCGGGCGTCATGTGGTGGACGCTGTCCGAGAAGTCCGGGCTCGCCTGGGTGGTGCTGATGTCCGCCACCGCCGTGCTGCTGCTCAATCAGGTGGTCAAGTGGCTGCTGCCGGCCCGCGATCTGCGGGCCGTGGGCACCCCGTACCGGGCGCTGTTCCTGGCGGGGGTGGCCGGCATCGTGGGCTTCTTCGTGATCCCGGTCATCGGGGGCCTGCTGGGCTCGGTCGGCGGTCTCTACCTGCTGGAACGCATCCGGCTCGGCAGCCATGGCGACGCCTGGGCCTCGACCCGTACGGCCCTGCGCGCCATCGGGCTGAGCGTGCTGGTCGAGCTGTTCGCCTGTCTGCTGGTCGTCGGCGCCTGGACCGGGGCCGTGGTGGCGGGCTGA
- a CDS encoding long-chain-fatty-acid--CoA ligase, with protein sequence MTFNLATALRESRLSHPGKPLCHIGDLTVTYDRVDEASGRVAATLRGLGLRRGAKVAVQLPNVPQFLFTYYGILKAGLVMVPLNPLLKAPEIAYHLQDSEAELLIAYEDFAAEAVKGAELAGGVGTYVVHPPGSDRRIAGTRPYDELYAADDTGEMAPTSADDTAVLLYTSGTTGRPKGAELTHFQLHMNCTVSGELFGFRPDDISLAVLPLFHVFGLSSVLNMAVRHGGTLALVPRFETGAVLDALERHRCTVFAGVPTMYAALLQADTGTRDLGALRVGVSGGAAMPGEVIRAFEEKFPGVVILEGYGLSETASTATFNISAEQRKVLSIGKPIWGVEVRVVDASGNELPPGPEHVGEILVRGHNVMKGYYRRPEETAETLRDGWLHTGDLGHRDEDGYFFIVDRKKDLVIRGGYNVYPREVEEVLHTHPAVAEAAVIGRPDDRLGEEVVAVVSLKRGTTATAEDLTAHCKERLAAYKYPREIRIVAELPKGPTGKILKKALRAG encoded by the coding sequence ATGACCTTCAATCTCGCGACCGCCCTTCGGGAGTCCCGTCTTTCCCACCCCGGCAAACCCCTGTGCCACATAGGTGACCTGACTGTCACCTACGACCGGGTCGACGAGGCGTCCGGCAGGGTCGCGGCCACCCTGCGGGGGCTCGGCCTCCGGCGGGGCGCCAAGGTCGCCGTCCAGCTGCCCAACGTGCCGCAGTTCCTCTTCACGTACTACGGAATCCTCAAGGCGGGACTGGTCATGGTCCCGCTCAACCCTCTCCTGAAGGCCCCCGAGATCGCTTACCACCTCCAGGACTCCGAAGCCGAACTCCTCATCGCCTACGAGGACTTCGCGGCCGAAGCGGTCAAGGGGGCGGAGCTGGCCGGCGGCGTCGGGACCTATGTCGTCCACCCGCCCGGCAGCGACCGGCGGATCGCCGGAACCCGTCCGTACGACGAGCTGTACGCCGCCGACGACACCGGCGAGATGGCGCCCACCAGCGCCGACGACACCGCCGTTCTCCTCTACACCAGCGGCACCACCGGCCGCCCCAAGGGCGCCGAGCTCACCCACTTCCAGCTCCATATGAACTGCACCGTCTCCGGTGAGCTGTTCGGGTTCCGTCCCGACGACATCAGCCTCGCCGTGCTGCCGCTCTTCCATGTCTTCGGCCTCTCCAGCGTCCTCAATATGGCCGTACGCCACGGCGGCACCCTCGCCCTGGTGCCGCGGTTCGAGACCGGCGCGGTCCTCGACGCCCTCGAACGGCACCGCTGCACGGTCTTCGCCGGCGTCCCCACCATGTATGCGGCCCTCTTGCAGGCCGACACCGGCACCCGGGACCTCGGCGCCCTGCGGGTCGGGGTCTCCGGCGGTGCGGCGATGCCCGGCGAGGTGATCCGCGCCTTCGAGGAGAAGTTCCCCGGTGTGGTGATCCTGGAGGGCTACGGGCTTTCCGAGACGGCCAGCACGGCGACCTTCAACATCAGCGCGGAGCAGCGCAAGGTGCTCTCGATCGGCAAGCCGATCTGGGGCGTCGAGGTCCGGGTCGTCGACGCATCGGGCAACGAACTGCCGCCGGGACCCGAGCATGTGGGCGAGATCCTCGTCCGCGGCCACAACGTCATGAAGGGCTACTACCGCCGCCCCGAGGAGACCGCCGAAACGCTGCGCGATGGCTGGCTGCACACCGGAGACCTCGGACACCGCGACGAGGACGGCTACTTCTTCATCGTCGACCGCAAGAAGGACCTCGTCATACGGGGCGGCTACAACGTCTATCCGCGCGAGGTCGAAGAGGTCCTGCACACCCACCCCGCCGTCGCCGAGGCCGCGGTCATCGGCCGCCCCGACGACCGGCTCGGCGAGGAGGTCGTCGCCGTGGTCAGCCTCAAGCGGGGCACGACCGCCACCGCCGAGGACCTCACCGCCCACTGCAAGGAACGGCTGGCCGCCTACAAATATCCCCGCGAGATCCGCATCGTCGCCGAACTGCCCAAGGGTCCCACCGGCAAGATCCTCAAGAAGGCCCTGCGTGCCGGGTGA
- a CDS encoding pyruvate dehydrogenase, whose translation MAKQTVAEQFVDILVRAGVRRLYGVVGDSLNPVVDAIRRNSAIDWIQVRHEETAAFAAGAEAQLTGSLAACAGSCGPGNLHLINGLFDAHRSMAPVLALASHIPSSEIGTTFFQETHPDRLFVECSHYSELISSTQQMPRVLQTAIQHAIGQSGVAVVSLPGDVAAEQAPERAIEHALVTARPSVRPGDTELDALAAMIDEADKVTLFCGSGTAGAHAEVMEFAERVKSPVGHALRGKEWIQYDNPYDVGMSGLLGYGAAYEATHECDLLILLGTDFPYNAFLPDDVKIVQVDVRPEHLGRRTTLDLAVWGDVRETLRGLIPKVRPKENRKFLDRMLKKHAEALEGVVKAYTRKVEKHTPIHPEYVASVLDEEAADDAVFTVDTGMCNVWAARYLTPNGRRRVIGSFSHGSMANALPQAIGAQFIDRRRQVVSMSGDGGFSMLMGDFLTLVQYDLPVKVVLFNNSSLGMVELEMLVSGLPSYGTTNQNPDFAAIARAAGAHGVRVEKPKQLRGALRDAFRHKGPALVDIVTDPNALSMPPKISAEMVSGFALSAGKMVLDGGVGRMLQMARSNLRNIPRP comes from the coding sequence ATGGCGAAGCAGACCGTGGCCGAGCAGTTCGTGGACATCCTGGTGCGGGCAGGGGTGCGACGGCTCTACGGCGTCGTCGGCGACAGCCTGAACCCGGTGGTGGACGCCATCCGCCGGAACTCCGCGATCGACTGGATCCAGGTCCGGCACGAGGAGACCGCCGCCTTCGCCGCCGGGGCGGAAGCGCAGCTCACCGGCTCCCTCGCGGCCTGCGCCGGGTCCTGCGGCCCCGGCAATCTGCACCTCATCAACGGCCTGTTCGACGCCCACCGTTCGATGGCCCCGGTCCTCGCCCTGGCCTCGCACATCCCCTCCAGCGAGATCGGCACCACCTTCTTTCAGGAGACCCACCCCGACCGGCTGTTCGTCGAGTGCAGCCACTACAGCGAGCTGATCTCCAGCACCCAGCAGATGCCGAGGGTGCTCCAGACCGCGATCCAGCACGCCATCGGGCAGAGCGGCGTCGCGGTCGTCTCCCTCCCCGGCGATGTCGCCGCCGAACAGGCCCCCGAGCGCGCCATCGAACACGCCCTGGTCACCGCGCGCCCGTCCGTCCGCCCGGGAGACACCGAACTCGACGCACTGGCCGCGATGATCGACGAGGCCGACAAGGTCACGCTGTTCTGCGGCAGCGGCACGGCGGGCGCGCACGCCGAGGTGATGGAGTTCGCCGAGCGGGTGAAGTCCCCGGTCGGACATGCGCTGCGCGGCAAGGAGTGGATCCAGTACGACAACCCCTACGACGTGGGCATGAGCGGCCTGCTCGGCTACGGCGCGGCCTACGAGGCCACCCATGAATGCGATCTGCTGATCCTGCTCGGCACGGACTTCCCGTACAACGCGTTCCTGCCCGATGACGTCAAGATCGTCCAGGTCGATGTCCGGCCCGAACACCTGGGCCGCCGCACCACGCTCGACCTGGCCGTCTGGGGCGACGTCCGCGAGACGCTGCGCGGTCTGATCCCCAAGGTCCGGCCGAAGGAGAACCGCAAGTTTCTCGACCGGATGCTGAAGAAGCACGCCGAGGCACTCGAAGGTGTGGTCAAGGCCTACACCCGCAAGGTCGAGAAGCACACCCCGATCCACCCCGAGTACGTCGCCTCGGTCCTGGACGAAGAGGCCGCCGACGACGCCGTCTTCACCGTCGACACCGGTATGTGCAACGTCTGGGCCGCCCGCTACCTCACCCCCAACGGCCGCCGCCGGGTGATCGGTTCGTTCAGCCACGGCTCGATGGCCAATGCGCTCCCGCAGGCGATCGGCGCCCAGTTCATCGACCGGCGGCGGCAGGTCGTCTCCATGTCGGGCGACGGCGGATTCTCGATGCTGATGGGCGACTTCCTCACCCTGGTCCAATACGACCTGCCGGTGAAGGTGGTGCTGTTCAACAACTCGTCGCTGGGCATGGTGGAGCTGGAGATGCTGGTCTCCGGTCTGCCGTCGTACGGCACCACCAACCAGAACCCGGACTTCGCGGCCATCGCCCGCGCGGCCGGGGCGCACGGCGTCCGGGTCGAGAAGCCCAAGCAGCTGCGCGGCGCCCTGCGCGACGCCTTCCGCCACAAGGGCCCGGCCCTGGTCGACATCGTCACCGACCCCAACGCCCTCTCCATGCCGCCGAAGATCAGCGCCGAGATGGTCTCCGGCTTCGCCCTGTCGGCCGGAAAGATGGTGCTGGACGGCGGAGTCGGCCGCATGCTGCAAATGGCCCGCTCCAACTTGCGCAACATTCCCCGGCCTTGA
- a CDS encoding nuclear transport factor 2 family protein has translation MTRTGFIEAALNDLLFARDITVQEAADRHFAPEYRQRTDGEWIDRAGFVEHITHLRTLVAGGQVQVHEELYDGSKYADRHTVHITKKDDSTVRMEVYVFADFAPDGRFRRIEETTLMLQGADTDRNMGSAR, from the coding sequence ATGACGCGCACCGGTTTTATCGAAGCCGCCCTGAACGACCTGCTCTTCGCCCGCGACATCACCGTGCAGGAGGCCGCCGACCGCCACTTCGCCCCCGAGTACCGCCAGCGCACGGACGGCGAGTGGATCGACCGCGCCGGGTTCGTCGAGCACATCACCCACCTGCGCACCCTCGTCGCCGGGGGCCAGGTCCAGGTCCACGAGGAGCTGTACGACGGCAGCAAGTACGCCGACCGGCACACCGTCCACATCACGAAGAAGGATGACTCGACCGTGCGCATGGAGGTCTATGTGTTCGCCGACTTCGCGCCCGACGGCCGCTTCCGCCGCATCGAGGAGACCACCCTGATGCTCCAGGGCGCCGACACCGACCGCAATATGGGCAGCGCGCGCTGA
- a CDS encoding protein phosphatase 2C domain-containing protein, whose product MNQQGAGCGQEDDWWRQLYGEGGGDDAPGRAAVRDAGPSDAPDTLDDRVASALRAVATPRRPAPAPQPPPARPAPSPPAPIPLQATGPRPASPARPAAPSAPQTPGDTPAPAPTGLPADRPPPSEPELGTLPAADPAALDELVPDTALDGARYGSLTLLAASRRGDLARHRGDVRRDALLTARFGAGRHALILVAVATGRPAGEGAHRAAHEACARIGSAVGRSYTRLAEDIRTDHRSALKSGLQRLTDRSYGRLRGRPREPDAAAERYPPALRCLLLPADPDCRTRVFFGIGAGGLFRLRDGDWEDLEPAVPDLTVNGGPDGTGGRPRSAAGRSPADGPDRPEPFLFRTAFARPGDTLLLCSAGLAEPLQQEPAFAARLAGQWSAAEPPGLVAFLAAAQLRVAGHSKDRTAVGVWEA is encoded by the coding sequence ATGAACCAGCAGGGGGCCGGGTGCGGCCAGGAGGACGACTGGTGGCGGCAGTTGTACGGCGAGGGAGGCGGCGACGACGCACCGGGACGCGCCGCGGTGCGCGATGCCGGGCCGTCCGACGCCCCGGACACCCTCGATGACCGGGTCGCCTCGGCGCTCCGGGCGGTCGCCACACCACGGCGCCCGGCGCCGGCACCCCAGCCGCCCCCGGCCCGCCCCGCGCCCTCCCCGCCGGCGCCGATCCCGCTCCAGGCCACGGGCCCCCGCCCGGCATCCCCCGCCCGCCCGGCCGCCCCATCTGCGCCTCAGACACCCGGCGACACCCCCGCACCAGCCCCCACCGGGCTCCCGGCCGACCGCCCGCCGCCGTCCGAACCCGAGCTGGGCACCCTGCCCGCAGCCGACCCGGCCGCCCTCGACGAACTGGTGCCGGACACCGCTCTGGACGGCGCCCGGTACGGCTCGCTGACCCTGCTCGCCGCGTCCCGGCGCGGCGACCTCGCCCGCCACCGCGGTGACGTACGCCGCGACGCACTGCTCACCGCCCGCTTCGGGGCCGGCCGGCACGCCCTGATCCTGGTCGCCGTCGCCACCGGCCGGCCCGCCGGCGAGGGCGCCCATCGCGCCGCCCACGAGGCCTGTGCCCGGATCGGCAGCGCGGTCGGCCGCAGTTACACCCGACTGGCGGAGGACATCCGTACGGACCACCGCAGCGCCCTCAAATCCGGGCTTCAGCGGCTCACCGACCGCAGTTACGGCAGGCTGCGCGGCCGGCCCCGCGAGCCGGACGCCGCAGCGGAGCGGTACCCGCCCGCGCTGCGCTGTCTGCTGCTGCCCGCCGACCCGGACTGCCGTACCCGGGTCTTCTTCGGCATCGGCGCGGGCGGCCTCTTCCGGCTCCGCGACGGCGACTGGGAGGACTTGGAGCCCGCGGTGCCGGACCTGACCGTGAACGGGGGACCGGACGGCACCGGCGGACGGCCGCGTTCCGCCGCCGGCCGGTCACCGGCCGACGGCCCGGACCGGCCCGAACCGTTCCTCTTCCGGACGGCCTTCGCCCGTCCGGGCGACACTCTGCTGCTGTGCAGCGCCGGCCTCGCCGAGCCGCTCCAGCAGGAGCCCGCGTTCGCCGCCCGGCTGGCCGGACAGTGGTCCGCCGCCGAGCCTCCGGGACTGGTGGCCTTCCTGGCCGCCGCGCAACTTCGGGTGGCGGGCCACTCGAAGGACCGTACGGCCGTCGGGGTGTGGGAGGCGTAG